A genomic region of Papaver somniferum cultivar HN1 chromosome 7, ASM357369v1, whole genome shotgun sequence contains the following coding sequences:
- the LOC113295763 gene encoding F-box protein At3g07870-like — MLVLVPQPKQLDRQVAPLSQVQSGLETSNRFITGYEGNDSEEEKLIERDKAAATKLEEETIKKGRSKSRTKSKGSACPPAKEYINLPRLKDNYGYVVSGFGYHPKTNKYKVIQICYPDIIYNTELDTKGFVEVYTLGSGTRWRSIREITYQLYKRGVLANGSVYWLDYQQKKIVAFDIADEEFRWLPTVPQCFHGRNATRYMIKVLVGVLFLVHCDEDQPMDIWAYKRKQKDGDDNNDEGHCSSSWNLEFSIPWSILRKVLCEPFAEKN; from the exons ATGTTGGTTTTAGTTCCCCAACCAAAACAGCTAGATAGACAAGTAGCTCCACTCTCTCAGGTCCAATCTGGCCTAGAGACGTCTAATAGGTTTATTACAGGATATGAGGGAAATGATTCTGAGGAGGAG AAGCTGATAGAAAGGGACAAAGCTGCTGCTACGAAACTGGAAGAGGAAACTATCAAGAAGGGTAGGAGTAAATCGAGGACTAAAAGCAAGGGTTCAGCATGCCCTCCTGCCAAAG AATACATtaaccttccacggttgaaagATAATTACGGTTACGTCGTCAGTGGATTTGGCTACCACCCTAAGACTAACAAATACAAGGTCATTCAAATCTGTTACCCCGACATAATTTACAATACTGAGCTAGATACCAAAGGATTCGTCGAGGTGTATACACTTGGAAGTGGCACTAGATGGAGAAGCATCAGAGAAATCACCTACCAACTATACAAGAGGGGTGTTCTTGCCAACGGATCAGTTTACTGGCTGGAttatcaacaaaagaaaatagTTGCTTTTGATATAGCAGATGAAGAGTTCCGATGGCTCCCAACTGTACCGCAATGTTTTCATGGTCGTAACGCAACAAGATATATGATCAAGGTGTTGGTAGGGGTTTTATTTCTTGTTCATTGTGATGAAGATCAGCCTATGGACATATGGGCATATAAAAGGAAGCAGAAGGATGGCGATGATAATAATGATGAGGGACACTGCTCTTCAAGTTGGAATTTGGAGTTCTCTATTCCATGGTCAATTCTGAGGAAAGTCCTATGCGAGCCGTTTGCTGAAAAGAATTGA